TGGGTCGCTTTGGGAGTTCGGCTTGACAATGTCACATATTTGGCCAGCTAGATTGCGGCATGCACGATAACCCTAAAACTGTAGATTGTCGATGgtaatggggggggggggagaatatGTAGATCATGTTTCGATTCATGTTGGATAAAACTCGTCCCTTCAAGCATGTAAACACATCCATAAATAAGTTTAGATTTTCCACACATCGTAGAAACGATCATGAACGGAGCAAACTGGTATATCGTAGATGACCTGCAGGACAGaggaaaaataataattttgTTTTTGTCATTTCTATATAACCAAAGCAACCAAACGATGGCAAACTCTCACGCTCTTATACGAACTCAAAATTGTGATCGATGTCATGTAATCAGTTGTCAAACACGTTTACAACACTACATGCAGATATAAGTTGAAGCTACATGGATAACTGACCATATAGAACGGGCAAATTTGCACAAACAGAATAAATGTTTGATTGTCTCGTCATGATGAACAAAAATACGCTGCTTGTATTCCCATGTTAATTACATTTTATAAGGTGTTTTGGATGAGGATTACTTCTCTATGAAGATTTCACGAAATAAAGTGGTATCTTCATTTTCCAAATTTTTACAAGGTTCATGAGAGTTTTAACTGGTTGAACACTAGCTTAATGATTTTCTTTCTGGACGCGCCTTCGTGGACTGATGTTTTTGGAATATTTGAAAATTTGTGACAGAAGAAAAATGATTTGGTTGATTGGAATGACTGAACTTATGTGAGTTGCAACAGCTAGCACATGACTATTATCAACCACAATACAACAGTACAACACCCACACGAGCAGTGGCAGACGCAAATAAGGTAACCTGTACGTGCTACTATACTAACTCACGACGCACATGATTATTATCAATGCACTCCACAGTCTACACCTGGAAGGTTGGAAAGGCAAATGCAGCCTCACTCTCACCAATAGGCAATAGCTAGCTTAACCCCTCACGAACAGCCCACACCGGAACCTGCTATTTGTCCGCTCTTCAGCCCCGGTACCAAATATCCTTATCCTATttatccttcttcttcctcctcatctcaTCTCCCCCACCTAACAACACCAGATCAGAAATCTTGCTATGGACTCAACGTTGCTGTAATGTCGTTGCACGTAGAGGTCTAGCTTGCTGCTCCAAGATTGAGATCAGTATCCTGTTGGGGCCAACAGATTTAGCTAGTTTAATTAAGAGGGTTCGAGCAGATTGAGGCCAGAATGGTCCATTTCCTGCAATGCAGCGGCAGTACCCACATGCCATTGCctctcttcttcgtcttcttcctctccgtGCTCTTCTTCGCCTCCATGGAGGCTGCGCATTCAGATGCCGGTAAGATACCTTGTGCTCGGCTCAAAGCTTCTACTTCAAACTATCTCTTCGACCTTTTATTTGTAAGCAGCCATTCTACACTTCAATGATGGTTTCTTACTCAACGACTCCTTTTCAGTTTCTCCCACAGGGAGGTTGCCACTGAGATTACTAGAGATTGGCACCAGTAAGGTACAAATTATCGACAATACCTTGTTGTTGTCAAATTGTTTGATCAATGAGTCCTCTTAGAAGGAGCATTATCCGGTTGATCTATGTGTGTGCTGATAATTGAGCATTGCTCTTTAATGTTATAGGAGCAAGAGGACGAAGCCAGAGGGGAGATGCTGAAGATGGAAAGGAGGAGCCTGATCGGATCAAGGCCACCAAGGTGTGAGAGGGTGTGCATGTCCTGTGGCCACTGCGAGGCAGTGCAGGTGCCAGTAGCGCCACAACATCACAAGAAGAAAGCTGGCCAAGAACGCCCTGTGGTGAGTGCCATAGGTGCAGCCATGTTCACCACCTACAGGGTGAATGGAGGCCTCTCAGACTACAAGCCACTAAGCTGGAAATGCAGGTGTGGAGGCATAATCCTTGATCCATGAAAGACTGGAGATGCAACTTCATGGAAACTTACATTTCACCCTTGTGCAAAAAACTGTGTAAAGGCATCATCGTTCTTTGGTATTCTTTTTTTCCTTCTTCCTAGCTAGCTACTTTCTCCCTTTTCCAAATTTCCTTAAGAACAGAGATTCAAGAGGGAGAATGAGCTGCAAATTCCATTGTACATTTAGACGGCAATTTTGTCCACGAAATACATTCGGCGCCTCTATGATTTTTGGCATTGAATGTACCATGATCTGGCCCTGACTTTGAGGGAGTAGAGGCAATCGAATTATTGTGGCGTCCATTTATTTCAAAGCTGCCCATGGCTATTGCGGTGGTAGGGACAAACATCTGCTctgctctgttgctgaaaaagacAGCATCAGGTAGGCCATTGACACAGAACAGATAAAGCTGCGTATTTGTCAAAGAAAAAACAGAGAAACACTATCATACTCGCTCCGATTCGGTAAAGAAGAAGTACAaatttggtcaaaagtcaaagtaagtaaagtttgaccagatATTTTGAAAATATCAATTCCCATACAATGCCAAATCAATTTATTTGATACATcattaaatatattttttatagTATATCAACAAAATATTATAATTGTGGATTTTCTTTTTGACATGGAGGGTGCGACCCGGCCTCTATATCGAAAAGATGCATACAAACTTTATTGCATTTTATTAAAACGTTCAACAAAGAAACGACAAAGAACATACATCACAGACCCCATTGCACCACGCCGCTGAGACTCGTCGCCGTCGAAGTAGTAGTGATAAGCCGCTCCACCGGTCCACCTCCAGACCACTCCGatcgctgctccaaaaacgatgccctcaagaggggtaacgccgccatcgtccgatccaggAGACCCAGACCCCGAATGAGCTCCAGTGTAGGCAAACAAAGACGATGCCTTCGACAAGCTAACAACGCAACACGAGCCGCCATCGTCCATCAAGACCGAGGCCGAGGCACGGTTGTCACCGGCTGCATCATCACCCAAGCTCGTTGTCGATTGGATCTTCAAATGCTGGGCCTCCATGTGAGATTCCCCCACACAGGGCCTAACTCGCCGCAAACcggccgacctcctccggcgaaggaGTAGACCACCACCTCCATGTCCTGATCTCCCGGGCTTCCTCAGTGATGCGGAGATAGCCTAGGGGAGACACAGTGCCGCCGACGAAGAATTAGTGGGAGACAAGCCCGCAACCTGCCTAGGCCCAAACGGAGCCAGATCGGGCCTAACTCGCGGCACCAACTGCCGCCGCTAGCCGTTGAATCCCTGCCTCACCACCGCTTGAAAGGAAGGGTCGGTCCCCCCCCCCCGATCAGCTACAGAGGGTAACCGCCGCCGCGTCACACGGGCTTTGCCCGACAACGCCCTGGACGGCTGGAGGGAAGATCGAGGGAGGGAGGGGAGCTGACCGCCCGGTGCGGTGCGGGTGCGGGTGCGGGAGGTTCTATAATTGTGGATGTAACTTAGCGAAACTTTTCATTGTCGACTTGAGAGAACGGAGGACGTATATATACCTATGGAATTTCCATTCCATTTCACTGCAAGCACTGCATATCTGAAGATTAGCTAGACAATATCTGAAGATACAAGCCTAAGCAGAGCATGTCACTGATCACCTGGTCACACGCCTACAATGGTTAGCGTTAGCACTTAGCAGTAAGAGCTTTATTTGTTGTGATAAAAGGCGAAAGAGAGGTGCGAGGTGCAGGGATGAAGAAAAGGTTGTGATGATTGGAGCTTTGTGCTGCTGAGGCCGGACCACCGGGGAAAAGGAGGAGGGAACTTGACCAGAGAAATGGACGGTAGCCCGGTGGATCATCCAGCCATGCAGATGCAGATGGGGAGCCTGAATCCGGCCGGTGTGGCGTGGTGTGCTCTCCCTTTCATGGCAAGGCTGGCTGGAGCTACAGCTGCAGCTGGACTCGTCCTGCCAAAGTGCCAAATGCCATGCCGCAGGCACGGGCCGGGCGAGACCACCTTTGCCGTGTCACGTACCGGCCAGTGCACGTTCGTCACCTTCCGTAACACACGTACGTTGTCTAAGAGAGATTTACTACTTTTAAATTCAAACTGAACTTGTTTAATAAGAAAGATGCTATACCAAGGTTAAGAAGATGGGTCCTTTTACCACAAGAActttgatttgcatattgttgATGAAAAATGTGAAGATAATTTTATGTCTCATTATTTATCTAGAATGGAAAATATACCCGATGATCATATTCCAATTCCGTAGCCCGATGGATGGTGTTGGTCGACCAACGCTGGTATGAAGTTACATCGGCCACTTGTGCACTGCGAAATGTGCGCACACAGACGGTCACGGCATGGTTTTTGGTGGAAAGCCATCCCACAAATACAATTAAAGCCTTTTTTTTAGCTTTTGTGGACTATTGGCTAGTGCAGCTTTTGGAAGATAACATCAAGATTTTCATTGGTGCTTCAGTTCATTTTCGGAGTAAAAACTCTTTTAACCTATATTACATGGGCTCATCAGTGACGAACTGGCGATGTAACCTTGTTGAAAGCGTCATCTCCTTGATAGTGAGCTAACCTACATTGGTTGGTCTTGCAAATTATAATGAAAACCTTGCAGAGGTTGGAGGTTTCAACCTCCTATAAAAAAAAGATACCGCTCAAGGAAAAAATAGCTCCAAACCAACACCATAAACTTAGCGACGAATCGATAGGATGTTAAACCAACCGAACAAGTGCACCCAACATGAAAAATATAGGCAATTTTTGTGTGTAAAGAAACTGAAACTAACTTACCAGGTCACAATAACATACATGTGTGATGCCAAAAATATTTGAAATTTACACATAGATCAAGAATCAAAAAAGGCAAATCATATTATAAATAGTACCCCCCCCCCTATCTATAATAAGTGTTGTggttttttttcaaatttgaaattgggtTGGGCTGTGAATTGAGCCCACTAATACTACAGTAGAtattttgttgattttttttcttgagaTGTGTTCCGAATTTAAATATAAAAAATTTATAGCTTTGTAGATATATGTTGTATCTACTTGGTAAATTATCTCAGAATTTTCTACCTTTCTCATATATATCTTTGTTGTGTTCCCAGTTTAAATATAAAATGTATAGCATCACAGATATATGGTGCAACTACATGCATTGGTACATTATTCGCATAATTTTCTACAACCTTTCTCATATAGTATATTTTACATCTAGTGCATTGTTTGCACCAAATGAAAGGGTGCATAGGATACGTTTCCCCAACAATTAATTAGATGGGAGCAACCCTAACTGGCAAACAAGGGGTTTATTACTGTGATCCGAATGTGACCGATCAGCATACTATGTATATAGATGTATTTAAATTATAAATATACATGTATCTAAAGAAAGCAGAGACACTTTTAGTACACATGGACTAGTTAGCAAAGCCGGCTCACAATTACCTCTGACGTGAGTGTTCTATCAGACGCTGCTGACATGTACTCTTTGTTCCGTCAGCGGTTTGATTCTCATGTTGAAATTTGGCAACAAAAAAATACAATCACTTTAAACCGGTGAGTTACATTTGATGTTCTTAACTACAATGTCACTTCATAATCTTGAATCTGTTATCTTATTAGAAAATATAGAGTGAATTCCGGTTTTTACCCCCCATTTATCAATTTTGACACTGATCACCCCATTTAACAAATTTTCATCCTAATTACCCCATTTAGGAAAAGTTTTGCCAAATTCTACACCCTTAAAAAAATTCGAGCATTTTGACATGTGAGCCCGCGCCATCAGGTCCATGTGGCGTGACCCATATGCGATTTTCGGCCTTCTTGCTTTTTTCCGCAAACTAGATATAAAGGAGAAGATGAAAGAATTGGGTTTCAACTCTTGGAACAACGTGTATTATCGGAAGAAAGGGGAAAATGCGAACTCCATAGTTGAGCTAACAAATGATTCATGTGTGATGAAGATTCTAGAGGAGTTTGAACCTTATGTGGCCAAATATTGCATATATGTGTCACGTCACATGGACCAGATGGCGCTATCAAAACGCTCTAATTTTTTAAAGAGCGTAAAATTTGGCATTTTTTCCCTAAATGGGATAATTATGATGAAAATTTGTTAAGTGGGGTAATTAGTATCAAAATTGACAAAGTAGGGGGTAAAAACCAGAATTCACTAAAAAAATGTATAACTTTATTGATCAATTGACCAGATTACTAtctcaaggcttaaggcctacatttttttcagaaagtcaaactatgttaagtttgactaagtttttatcaaaaatcattaacatgaaaagtacaaaatcaacatcaatagatagataatgaaacatattttcatatagtatctacaaaatatcatatttgtccaTAATTTTTTCTGAaagtttggttaaactttactttgtttgactttctgaaaaaaaaaggtCTTAAGACTTGAGATGGAGGTAGTGCATCAGACCGTCAAACATAAAATACATGGAAACAACAAAGGTTTCTGAGAAAAATAAATTACATTAAAATAACCTTTGATGTCCTTGTCTCTATAGCTCCTCTTTTTGCATCTTCGCATTACTCCAAGACCTGGGTGAAAACAAATCTCATAACAGTAAACCTACATAATTTGCACCAACCTCAAAGGTTTTAAAGAGCCGCGCTAGCCTTGTCTACCATGATAAGCGAGAAACAAATATCATTAACAAGTCTTAGCCAGGGACACACCCCTTGCAAAGCTGTTAATTTACTGGTGTGCTGCTTGAGAAAAACATCGCGAGCACGAAAGAACAAACAAGAGAAAACTAGACACCACCATATTCTtctcacactagtggaaaacgagccttttgcaccggttggtaagggctatatgcaccggatgcccaaccggtgcaaacaaGGTGCAAAAGACCCCCCCCCcctttgcaccggttcagttacgaatcggtgctaaagggtgcaccacgtggcggctgccggccgtccgagcgggaggacctttagcaccggttcgtattatttTCTAGTCcctttttttttccagaatttctaatattttagttatttcacaagtttagtctctaactacccttatctctagtccaattacttactcgtgctcaaacttcccgctcggtcgctcatcctcccactactctaccactagcacgcttaacttccaagttcctttccatcccgcatcgaagtgcttcgcgcgcatgtatgtgatactagtatcatatcaatcatattaacatatcggtcgatgtcatatttatttattgttcgaatttcaaaaaattattttaataaaccaaagtaatgttgtaataataatcttgaataaataaataaacattaactttataatttgtattatttttaattattttcaatttttaggattttaaatttttttttgccaaatctATAACCTAAAAATttcaaaatcttataatttgctaaaagtaatagcaatctttatgcaggatgcaattattaattttaattttaaaaaataaaaaaataaataaaaaatcctaaatttctggaaaaaagctaaaatcttcctgctttcatattttcatttggaattttcagaatctaaaaattagctaaccgggtaaaccccggtgaattcggatgtaactttttcccacgatgattttgatatattatacgtttttttcgacgtcgtatgcaaaagttaatgcggttttaccatttttcaaacattttttgcaataaatgtgaaaattaaaatttgttaattttcgctgatagtaggttgcgtaacatacagtGGAGGTGtatggggagcagaaaaaccatttgcaccggttcgtgttacgaaccggtgcaaaagggtagaccttttgcaccagttcgtaacacgaaccggtaaaaGAGTTCGCGGCTGGCGCCaatccttttgcaccggttcgtgttacgaaccggtgcaaaaggtcccgcacgaaccggtgctaatgccgcgGCTGATCCCCTGGACGTCTAGACCGCACAAACcgatgctaatgacccctttagcaccagttcgtgccaaatccggtgcaaaagctctttggagcaaaaaaaaaccaaaacccttgtttctactagtgtcacCACCGCCAGGATCGgcggaagctctagatgatatgcCACTAGATTGAAGGTTGGTGATGTACGTACTAACAAAAATCTCGTGTAATCTAGTCTAACAATAGGCAACGACCCTCTTCATTCGTAATTGGGCCTTGGAGAATCACACAACACGCGAGTTTCGTTGTATTGGCTCGAGTCAGTAAAAGAAGCCATAGATGGTTATGGAAGAAGACGCAAGCTGAGTGGACGAAATATCCCAGTAGTCAGTAGAGGTTAAACACTTGCACTACTGAGTACTGACTGACTGATATTATCCGGTGACCGGTGCACGTACGTGGTATGTGCTGTCTGCCTTTGTCTAGACTAACGTTTGACACCGCCACACAAGACAGGCCGCTACAGCGGCGCGCGGTACCTCCGAACTTGTCCTGGTCCATGGATCGCGATGAAAAATACAAAAACAGAAGTGAGGACCAAGCTACTCTACGTACGTACGGGCTAGCTACGGACGACGAACCGGCCGGCGAGGATGCATGTAGTGTAGTCATGTACGTATGATGACAGCGATGCACGAATACATACGAGGGGACACTACTCCGGGACTTGAGCGAACTCACACGTGATGCATGACCTGGATGAAGCTACCGTACGGTGGTGCACGAGTGTCTTGTTCTCCGATGGCGATCTCTCCGCAGCCACGCACCGGCTGGGGTGAGCACTTTCGCCATCTCTACCGTCGGCAACGCAAATCAGATATGTTTTTGTCTTCGATTTCGTTCGTTTATGTGGCACTGTTGACATGAGTGGACACGTCGCTGGTGTCCTCTCGTTCATTTAGGTCGCGTGGTGCACCTAACACGGGCACCCGGACACCCAAAATAAATTGAATTGATGAATTGAAATATAAACTACTAGTTGAATTTAAGTTTTAATTAAACATAGGCCCTAGACAGGTTAGATGAAAAAATAAAGCAATAAAAAGGGCAAGATTGACATTAAAAAACATAATAACCAAACCCTACGCAGGGTTTGGGTTGGCTGCCGCTCATTGTCGGTGTGCCTACTCCCCAATCATCGAGGTCGTTATCGTTGTCGATCTTGATGATGATGAGTTGGGCTCACGCGCGGCTATTGCAGTTGGACGCCTCTGGCGACTGGGGCAACGGTGACTAGAGGGTGTCCTCCCATGGAGACCCAGGGTGCAGAGGGATGGCATGCCCATGGTTCCTCGCCGGCCTCGCCACCTTCTAGAAAGCTCGTGGAACTCAATATGGGCTCAGGTGCCACTCGTGGGCCACGACACTAGGGCGCCCAGCTCCCAAAATGTATACGCCACCATGACGGTGCGTAGCCGCAGATTTGGGTTGGCTTTGGATCGTAGCGGACAGCCTAACGGATGCACGCCTATTTACATCATCGCGAGGGACCACGAGTTTTGTTCTCGACAACCCATTCAGAAATGCTCTAACGAAATGGATCGCCACGTTGGAGATGCCTTAGACTTAAAATGGATGAGGTGTCACCACTCTATCTAGATATAGATGTACctacaactaaaatatatctagacacatctaaatttagataaaattaTGACACTTATTTTAGAACATAGATGGGTAGTCAGCAAACAACAACCCTAATGAAGACATGCCAATGTTGCGTATACATTCTTCATCTTGCTCGGATTTAAACGCGAACTCGTAGGTTCACTCGACAGAAACGGGAGCAGCAGGTCAGCCCTATTGATCTAAGAACTGCTATGTGCATGCGCATGTGCTGTGTGTGCTAAGCCGTATACTTATTAAAAAAATTGAGATACGCCGTATACTTATAATTAACTCAGGTgtgacaaattgaaacttattttgaaatgcataacAAAACCCGGAGCCAGGTCGATCGGCATGAGAAGCGTCACGGCCCTCACCGTGATTCATATTAATACCCACAAGCATGAAGCCCATAGTTAGAAGCTAACTTGAGACGGATCACCTGGAAGACGCGAAACCGCATGGTCTTCGATGGCGTCAACACAACCACCGCTGAGTTCTTCGCATCCGTGCGTGACCACCTCACACTCTGGCTTGTCAGGGCACCGCGCCGCATTGACTATGCTCCCCTTGTTGCTTGGTGTGCGCCCCTCTCCCCCCTGACCCCCTAGTGCTCTCGGGTGTTGACAGGGCTTGAACCCTACTTGTAATCCTCCGTTTTTCATGAATTTAATGAAAAAGTTTCAGGTGGGCTCTTCGCCCTCCGTTGCGTTGCTCAAAAAAAACTTGAGACGGAAAGGCCGGTTGATGATCCACTTGTCCATGTGGTCCACCTTTCTATCTTCTCAAAGGCCACCAAGCTGTCTAAGCATGAGCAAGGTGGGCAGGTCTGCTTGATCAGCCATTTACAAACGCGAGAGCTATTTCTCGCTTATAGCGAGTTGGAGCACCAGCTCGCCCGCGTACGTCCCGGGATGGGCCGCGATCCGTTTATCGTTTCGTCCCTTCTATTTCGTACGGAGACATGCGTGGCAAATCCTATTCGCCGCTTATTGCGCGCGTTAGGATAGCTCCCGCCTGAAGAAAACTGTTACCGGGCCAGGCCCATTTTATCCCGCCTCAACCGCGCGTACATGACTCGGTTCGATATGGTTTTCCCTTATACAAGATTTTTTCCGGTTTTGtcggttttctcctgtttttcgtTCAgtttttttctgaacattttttaCTTTTGAACTTTTAAAAGTTTCGAACATTTTTCAAAGTTTGAACATATTTTGAGTTTGAACATCTTTCAAATCTAAACTTTTTTGAGGTTTAAACTTTTAAAATTTTGTTCAGAttttaaattgttcaaattaaaatttgtttaaaattGAAATTCGTCCAAAATTAAAATTTGtttagatttttaaaaagtgTAGTTTTAAAAAATTtcgtttcaaaatttgttcaaatttaagagattttcaaatttagaaaatgttcaaatttaaaaatgatgACTTTTCAAAAATAGAAAATGTTTAATTTTTGAAAACTGGAAATATTCCTGGATGAAATTGTGCATGCATATGCACGTTAACCTCACCTTGCCCTGAATATCTATGCAACTACACTAGCTGGAATCTACACAGCGAGCAAACGAGCATGCTACACAACTTCAAGTTGCGCTGGTGCACAGCTGTCACGTGGTCGTCGCGTTGGGCCAGGCCCATCTAAAAACGCCATGAGCGGCGCGGTGCGGCCGGATCGCTAAGTGCGATGTATAGGGGCTCCCGACATGCATTGGCTGGATAAAATGTCTTTTCCTCTTTTATTTTTTGGGTAATACATAGATATATGAGTATAAACCactaaaaaaatattttgaacaTATTTTAATTGGAACTTTTCTACATagtaaacatt
This region of Lolium rigidum isolate FL_2022 unplaced genomic scaffold, APGP_CSIRO_Lrig_0.1 contig_23207_1, whole genome shotgun sequence genomic DNA includes:
- the LOC124680625 gene encoding EPIDERMAL PATTERNING FACTOR-like protein 2, whose protein sequence is MVHFLQCSGSTHMPLPLFFVFFLSVLFFASMEAAHSDAVSPTGRLPLRLLEIGTSKEQEDEARGEMLKMERRSLIGSRPPRCERVCMSCGHCEAVQVPVAPQHHKKKAGQERPVVSAIGAAMFTTYRVNGGLSDYKPLSWKCRCGGIILDP